A single genomic interval of Cucumis sativus cultivar 9930 chromosome 7, Cucumber_9930_V3, whole genome shotgun sequence harbors:
- the LOC101213552 gene encoding cytochrome b561 and DOMON domain-containing protein At3g25290, translating into MVSSNWGLFFSLFLFLLYFSPAFSQTCSSRKFSNNNLYSHCSDLPSLSAFLHWTYDSSNSSLSLAFIAKSTGWIAWAINPTSTGMVGSQALVAYLHAGIPVVRTYNVASYGSIRPSNLSFEVWDTSAQSSAGEFIIFAKLKVPTSATTLNQVWQAGPSVDGTTLAVHPFQPANLNAKGTLGLSGGEVTNNNSGEVDSRTMRKNIHGVLNAVSWGLLFPTGVVIARYLRVFPSADPAWFYLHISCQISAYAIGVAGWGTGMKLGSESEGFVAYGHRNIGIALFSMATLQMFALFLRPKKDHKYRVYWNVYHHSIGYSILILGIINVFKGFNMLNPDRKWKSAYVIVIAVVGVIAIILEAFTWVVVLKRKSSNKSTKPFDTETHQ; encoded by the exons ATGGTGTCCTCGAATTGGGGGTtgttcttttcccttttcctttttcttctctatttctcCCCGGCTTTTTCTCAAACCTGCTCTTCAAGAAAATTCTCCAACAACAATCTCTACTCTCATTGCTCCGATCTCCCTTCTCTTTCTGCTTTCCTCCATTGGACTTACGATTCCTCTaattcctctctttctcttgcCTTCATTGCTAAATCCACTGGATGGATCGCTTGGGCTATCAATCCCACCTCCACCGGCATGGTTGGCTCTCAGGCTCTCGTTGCCTACCTCCACGCCGGCATTCCTGTTGTTCGTACCTACAATGTTGCCTCTTATGGCTCCATTAGGCCTTCTAACCTTTCCTTCGAGGTTTGGGATACATCGGCTCAGTCTTCCGCTGGAGAGTTCATCATTTTTGCCAAATTGAAGGTTCCAACCTCTGCTACTACGCTTAATCAGGTCTGGCAAGCTGGCCCGTCCGTGGATGGAACTACTTTGGCGGTTCATCCTTTTCAACCCGCCAATCTCAACGCTAAAGGAACCCTAGGTTTGTCTGGTGGTGAAGTGACGAACAACAATAGTGGTGAAGTGGATTCGCGAACAATGAGGAAAAAT ATTCATGGAGTTTTGAACGCGGTGAGTTGGGGGCTTTTGTTTCCGACTGGCGTAGTGATAGCGAGATACCTTAGGGTTTTTCCGTCTGCAGATCCGGCGTGGTTTTATCTTCATATTTCTTGCCAGATTTCTGCATACGCCATTGGAGTAGCTGGTTGGGGGACTGGAATGAAGCTTGGGAGTGAATCGGAGGGTTTTGTGGCTTACGGTCATCGGAACATCGGAATTGCCCTCTTCTCCATGGCCACTTTGCAG ATGTTTGCATTGTTCTTGAGACCAAAGAAGGACCACAAATACAGAGTGTATTGGAACGTATATCACCACAGCATCGGGTACTCAATTCTCATTCTTGGCATCATCAACGTCTTCAAAGGCTTCAACATGCTCAACCCCGACCGCAAATGGAAGTCTGCCTATGTCATCGTTATCGCTGTCGTCGGTGTCATTGCTATCATTTTAGAAGCCTTCACTTGGGTTGTGGTCTTGAAGAGAAAATCTTCCAACAAATCCACCAAACCATTCGACACCGAAACCCATCAGTAG
- the LOC101215707 gene encoding auxin-induced in root cultures protein 12, with protein sequence MASFSTFFLFLTLISSSLSISHSLTCSSQSFPNRTFTNCQDLPYLHAFLHWSYNPKNSSLSIAFLAPPPTTAGWVAWAVNPTATGMAGSQAFLAAFFTKSLTVRTFNITSYNSVRPSPTLSFPFWDLASQSSDDLFAIFVTVKVPEKSSSLNQVWQVGASVDSSMGVPAVHEFKPDNLKSRGVLVFDGSVSPVGTPSPAPRPDHGGASAAPSTSVVGGVNETAAAPTPKASGLDKAGVPGIQRRNLGFVVLSWFLFAVWGIFSF encoded by the coding sequence ATGGCTTCCTTCTCcactttcttcctcttccttaCCCTAATTTCCTCTTCCCTTTCCATCTCCCATTCCCTCACTTGCTCTTCCCAATCCTTCCCAAACAGAACCTTCACCAATTGCCAAGATCTCCCCTATCTCCACGCCTTCCTCCACTGGTCTTACAATCCCAAAAATTCCTCTCTCTCCATCGCCTTCCTCGCCCCTCCCCCCACAACCGCCGGTTGGGTCGCCTGGGCCGTCAACCCCACCGCCACCGGCATGGCTGGATCCCAAGCCTTCCTCGCCGCTTTCTTCACCAAATCCCTCACTGTCCGTACTTTCAACATTACTTCTTATAACTCCGTTCGTCCTTCCCCCACGCTCTCCTTTCCCTTCTGGGACCTTGCATCCCAATCTTCCGACGATTTGTTTGCGATCTTCGTTACCGTGAAAGTGCCGGAGAAGTCTTCGTCGTTGAACCAAGTTTGGCAAGTTGGGGCGTCGGTGGATTCCAGTATGGGTGTTCCAGCAGTGCATGAGTTTAAACCGgataatttgaaatcaagaGGCGTGTTGGTGTTTGACGGAAGTGTTAGTCCTGTTGGTACTCCAAGTCCTGCTCCACGCCCTGATCATGGTGGCGCGTCTGCTGCACCTTCCACTTCGGTGGTTGGCGGTGTTAATGAAACTGCTGCTGCGCCTACCCCCAAGGCGTCGGGTCTTGACAAAGCTGGCGTTCCCGGAATTCAGCGGCGGAATTTGGGGTTTGTTGTCCTGAGTTGGTTTTTGTTTGCTGTTTGGGGGATTTTCAGTTtctga